Proteins found in one Crassostrea angulata isolate pt1a10 chromosome 3, ASM2561291v2, whole genome shotgun sequence genomic segment:
- the LOC128177409 gene encoding uncharacterized protein LOC128177409, translated as MENITNNVTGLEVSSAKSLPSSDGDKSGYDLPVYGLENGQFYSIHIPAITCIILSFISVVAILVASFRLQSIKTFFSWTKSERFVVYLALCDGLFNVAHSMDHTHIVLTRNHVYPKELCEFYGFMLAEFITAQNLMVNVVALNVFVLIYFKKDLNFGAYDYRLLLYTFGLPCVGGSVAAYFGTLGPNGTFCYFDGVKGELVNVFFTTVPLLAVLLMNIVFYAMTWRKISTESKRLQHTLGQEAATIRASLQAAKTMSLFVTAFFAQWWAMALYGIWQMIAPVPQSLFQFVTTFSNIGGILNGVVYIIIRRRRATAKAKKMATKEKQFQDIKSVSEKVENSSV; from the exons ATGGAAAATATCACCAATAATGTAACGGGACTTGAAGTGTCGTCTGCAAAATCTTTACCATCATCCGATGGAGATAAAAGTGGATACGATTTACCTGTGTACGGTTTAGAGAATGGACAATTTTATTCCATTCACATACCTGCAATCACTTGtatcattttaagttttatatcaGTTGTTGCTATCTTGGTTGCATCGTTCAGACTGCAGAGTATCAAGACGTTCTTCTCCTGGACAAAGAGTGAACGGTTTGTGGTTTACCTTGCTCTCTGCGATGGCCTCTTCAACGTCGCTCACAGTATGGACCATACTCACATCGTACTCACAAGGAACCACGTGTACCCCAAGGAACTGTGCGAGTTCTATGGATTCATGTTGGCGGAATTCATTACAGCACAAAACCTGATGGTCAACGTTGTTGCGTTGAATGTATTCGTTTTGATCTACTTCAAGAAGGACTTGAACTTTGGCGCCTACGATTATCGTCTGCTTCTCTATACGTTCGGACTGCCCTGCGTTGGAGGGTCTGTGGCCGCTTACTTCGGAACCCTCGGTCCTAATGGAACTTT CTGTTATTTTGACGGGGTAAAGGGGGAACTGGTCAATGTTTTCTTCACGACCGTCCCGTTATTAGCTGTCCTTCTGATGAACATCGTCTTTTATGCAATGACGTGGAGGAAGATAAGTACCGAGTCCAAGCGACTACAGCACACCCTGGGCCAAGAGGCGGCGACCATCCGGGCATCTTTACAGGCCGCCAAAACCATGTCCTTGTTCGTCACGGCTTTCTTTGCGCAGTGGTGGGCAATGGCGCTCTATGGAATCTGGCAAATGATCGCCCCCGTCCCCCAGAGTTTGTTTCAGTTTGTGACCACTTTTTCCAACATCGGTGGTATACTAAACGGCGTTGTTTACATCATTATCAGGCGGCGACGGGCGACCGCCAAAGCCAAAAAGATGGCGACAAAGGAAAAACAGTTTCAAGATATTAAATCAGTCTCTGAAAAAGTAGAGAATTCGAGTGTTTAG